A genomic segment from Pseudomonas sp. M30-35 encodes:
- a CDS encoding radical SAM protein: MAAAFPIDYIEPVFRPPSEAHSLILPVTNGCSWNNCSFCEMYTQPQKKFRARDEALVLEEIRKAGEQLIVQRVFLADGDALVLPTRRLLNILSAIREHMPDVNRVSSYCLPRNLRKKSVAELKELADAGLRMAYVGCESGDDEVLARINKGETYESSLSALEKLGEAGITRSVMILNGLGGSVLTEQHADNSARLMNASQPEFLSTLVVSFPQGEARLRRGFADFEQLTQAQLFVEIERLLQGLELKNTVFRSDHASNYLVLKGNLGADKQRLLAQVREAIERPQQAHLRQEWQRGL; this comes from the coding sequence ATGGCTGCTGCATTTCCTATCGACTACATCGAGCCGGTATTTCGCCCACCAAGTGAGGCGCACTCGCTGATCTTACCGGTCACCAATGGCTGTTCATGGAACAATTGCAGCTTCTGTGAAATGTACACTCAGCCGCAAAAGAAATTTCGCGCGCGCGATGAGGCGTTGGTGCTTGAGGAAATTCGCAAGGCTGGCGAGCAGTTGATTGTGCAGCGGGTATTTCTGGCGGATGGCGATGCATTGGTGCTGCCAACCCGACGCTTGCTGAATATTCTCAGTGCAATCCGCGAGCACATGCCCGATGTTAATCGAGTATCAAGCTACTGCCTGCCACGTAACTTGCGTAAGAAGTCAGTCGCCGAGCTAAAAGAGTTAGCCGACGCGGGGTTGCGAATGGCTTACGTGGGTTGTGAGTCAGGCGACGACGAGGTTCTGGCGCGTATCAACAAGGGTGAGACTTATGAGTCGAGCCTTAGCGCGCTGGAGAAGCTAGGCGAGGCGGGCATCACGCGCTCAGTGATGATTCTCAATGGTTTGGGTGGCAGCGTGTTGACCGAGCAGCATGCCGATAATTCAGCCCGGCTGATGAATGCCTCGCAGCCTGAATTCCTGTCGACCTTGGTGGTCAGTTTTCCGCAGGGCGAAGCACGCTTACGTCGCGGTTTTGCTGACTTTGAACAACTGACACAGGCGCAGTTGTTTGTTGAGATCGAGCGATTGCTCCAAGGTCTTGAACTCAAGAACACAGTCTTTCGCAGTGACCACGCTTCGAACTATTTGGTACTCAAAGGCAACTTGGGTGCCGATAAGCAGCGCTTGCTGGCACAGGTCCGCGAAG
- a CDS encoding TetR/AcrR family transcriptional regulator: MQKEPRKVREFRRREQEILDTSLKLFLEQGEDSVTVEMIADAVGIGKGTIYKHFKSKAEIYLRLMLDYERDLNELLHSADVDRDQEALSRAYFEFRMRDPQRYRLFDRLEEKVVKGNQVPEMVEELHKIRASNFERLTLLIKGRIAEGKLEDVPPYFHYCAAWALVHGAVALYHSPFWSNVLEDQEGFFQFLMDIGVRMGNKRKRDSDTPSS; the protein is encoded by the coding sequence ATGCAGAAAGAACCCCGTAAGGTCCGTGAGTTTCGTCGCCGTGAGCAAGAAATTCTCGACACTTCGCTAAAACTATTCCTTGAGCAAGGCGAAGACAGTGTGACTGTCGAGATGATCGCCGACGCAGTAGGGATTGGTAAAGGCACCATCTACAAACACTTCAAATCCAAGGCTGAGATTTATCTGCGCCTGATGCTCGACTACGAGCGTGATCTGAACGAGTTGCTGCACTCGGCCGATGTCGACCGTGACCAGGAAGCCCTGTCGCGTGCCTACTTTGAGTTCCGCATGCGCGACCCACAGCGTTATCGTCTGTTTGACCGTCTTGAGGAAAAGGTGGTCAAGGGCAATCAAGTCCCGGAAATGGTTGAAGAGTTGCATAAAATTCGTGCTTCCAACTTCGAGCGCCTGACCTTGTTGATCAAGGGCCGGATTGCCGAAGGTAAGCTCGAAGACGTGCCGCCGTACTTCCACTATTGCGCCGCATGGGCTTTGGTACACGGCGCTGTTGCGCTGTATCACTCGCCATTCTGGAGCAATGTTCTGGAAGACCAGGAAGGTTTCTTCCAGTTCCTGATGGACATTGGCGTGCGCATGGGCAACAAGCGTAAGCGCGACAGTGATACTCCCAGCAGCTAA